AAAAGAGCAGAAATAAGAGGATTAGATATATTCTTCATAGGTGAATAAGGAATAGGGGAGACTATTAATAATAGAAACTACATCAGATATTATCTAGAATAAATTAGGATTCATCTAATTGGGTGTAAGGGAAATCACAAGATAACAGCGATCATCGACAGACTTCAGAGATGGGGAATTTTTTAGGTAATTGCTTGGATAATCAATTCTCTGGTTTGATGAATTTGGCCTTTGGGTTGTGTCCAAACAATCATCCAGCGATCGCCAGATCCGAGCATTTCGAGATCATTATCGATTCCAGGTTTACCAAGGACTTTAATTATTAGCCTGGCCAGGATACATTGACTAGAGACTTCATCAATAACAACAGTGGTGATCACCCTATCAGTATCATTGATCGCTTCATGGACAATAGATTCAATTTTCATAATTTGCCAATTTAGGATAATTTGTTCAAGAGTTGGTCAAGGAATCCCTCTAAAGTTGCGATCGCAAGGTAAATTCATAATCTCCCCCAGGTTCCAATTGATAGTCAGAGAGTTCTAAAAATCGTCCTAAAGGTTCATAAATTAACGCTCGGCCCAAGGAAGGTTGTACCAATAACCGTCCGTGGCGAAAATGCCACTGAAACCGCCATTGATAGTTAGCGGCCGTCACTTCTCCTTCAATTTGGCCCCGTTGCCAAGACTGTTGGATAATGCGGACATAAGCGGTGGTTTCTGGTCGATGCTGAGAACTCACAATGGCTTTAATCCTTGATACCTTCAAGCTTTTAACATAGCAAATCCCTTTTATTTTGTCAGTTGATTAATAATAGAATCATAAACTTGTCAAAATCACGTTGAGAATGTCTGAGCCAATTTTTGATGATCAAGGTAATTTTCAAGACTTGGATGAAACCCTTCTAAGCTTTGAAGCTATTCAGGAAGAATTAAACTATAAACAAGCACAAGATACCCTGAGAAACTTGGTTAACCATCTAGATTTAACCGCTCAAGAACAGGTAGGACTAGAAAAACAATTAAATCGCCTGACAGAAATGTTAGGAAAATTAGAGCAGTCAGTGGTACAAATTGCCGCTTTTGGCATGGTAGGAAGGGGAAAATCTTCGGTTTTAAATGCCTTATTAGG
This genomic window from Crocosphaera sp. UHCC 0190 contains:
- a CDS encoding DUF3146 family protein, producing MSSQHRPETTAYVRIIQQSWQRGQIEGEVTAANYQWRFQWHFRHGRLLVQPSLGRALIYEPLGRFLELSDYQLEPGGDYEFTLRSQL